GTGCCTGACGTTTCCGCTGGCGGGGCCTGCGCTCTATGTGCTGTTCGGGGTCAACCGGGTCCGCCGCAGCGCATCCCGGCTGCGGCGGGAGGTGGGCCCGCTGGCGTCCGGAGGAAGAAATCTCGTGCCGTCGCCGGAGAATACGGCGGCCGTCGCCGCCCGGCCATACGGATCATCCTGGCGTCTGGAAAAGGTGGGGCACAGTCTGTTGGGGACGGAGCTTACGGCGGGCAACTGCATCGAGCCCCTGATAAACGGAGACGAAGCCTACCCGCGCATGCTTCAGGCTATCCGCGAAGCCAGGCGGAGCATCTATCTGGTTTCCTACATTCTGGGCACGGACAAGCTGGGGCGGCGGTTCATCGGCGAGCTGCACGCCGCGATGCAGCGGGGCGTGGACGTGCGGGTACTGGTGGACGGGCTGGGCGAAAAATATTCCTGGCCCACGGCCTCCAGCCTGCTGAAAAAGAAGGGGGTTCCCATGGCCCTGTTCATCCCGCCCCGGCTTTTTCCTCCGTCTTTGCACATCAATCTGCGGAACCACCGAAAAATTCTGGTGGTGGATGGGACCACCGGATTCACGGGCGGAATGAACATAAGGCAGGGGCATCTGCTCGGGGCCAGTCCCCGTCACCCGGTGACGGACATGCATTTCATCGTGCGCGGTCCCATCGTGGAGCAACTGCGGGAGACGTTCCTGGACGACTGGTTGTTCGCCACCAAAGAGCGGCTCGTGTCGGACGCCGTTCTGCCGGAAGCAGCGGGGGACTGCCTGTGCCGGGCGGTCATCGACGGGCCGGATGTGCCTCATGAGCCGCTGAGGACCCTGCTGCTCGGCGTCATTTCCGCGGCGTCGGATTCCATCCGGATCATGACGCCCTATTTCCTGCCGCCCAAATCCATGCTCTCCGCCCTCAAATCCGCCTGCTACCGGGGCGTGGACGTGCGCATCATTCTGCCTGGCCGCAACAATCTGCCTTTCGTGCACTGGGCCACGCAGCACATTCTTGAGGATCTGATCCAGGCCGGAATCACCATCGCGTTCCAGCCGGAACCCTTCTGCCACACCAAGCTGCTCCTGATCGATGACGCCTACGTGCATCTGGGCTCGGCCAATCTGGACAACCGCAGCCTGCGGCTCAATTTCGAGCTCACGCTGGAAGTGTTCGACCGGGCGCTGAACCGGGCCCTGACCCGCCATTTCGAAACGGTCATGGCCGGAAGCAGAATGGCGACAGTGGGCGAGCTGCGCGCCCGGTCCCTGCCGGCGCACATGCGGGACGCCTTTTTCTGGCTTTTTTCACCCTATCTGTAGGGAACTCGGCCGGGATGGCGGAGGCGCGGCGGCTTCGTTCACACTTCCTGAAAGAACGTGTCCCGCTGGACCGGGGTGAAGCCCGTGGCCGTGATGACCCGGACCAGTTCGTCGATGGTCAGCCCTGTGGGTGAATCCGCCCCGGCGGCGTGGCCGATCTTCTCTTCCACGATGGTGCCGTCGAAATCGTCAGCCCCGGCCCACAGGGCCATCTGGGCCGCCTTGATGCCCACAAAGACCCAGTACGCCTTGATGTGAGGGATGTTGTCGAGGAAAATCCGGGACAGGGAAATCATGCGCAGGTAGTCCTCGCCCGTGGGGCCGGCTGCCGCCAGCTCATTGTTGCGGGGCTGATAGGCCAGGGGAATGAAGCAGACGAAGCCCGGGCTTTCGTCTTCCAGCTCGCGCAGGCGTTCCAGATGGTGTATGCGGTCTTCCCAGGATTCAACGTGGCCGAAGAGCATGGTACAGTTGGTCCGCATGCCCATGCCGTGCGCCAGACCGTGGATGCGCAGCCAGCGCTCCCCGCTGATTTTTTCCGGGCAGAGCTTCGCCCGCATGGCCGGGGCGAAGACTTCCGCTCCGCCGCCGGGCAGAATGTCCAGCCCGGCCCGGCGCATGTCTTCCAGAACGGTGGCTTCGTCCAGACCTTGGGTATCGGCGAAATGAGCCACCTCCACCGCGGTGAAGGCCTTGATCACGGCCTGGGGGCGGATTTCCCGGCACAGGGACAGCATGTCCAGATAGTACTGATAGGGCAGGTCGGGATTGAGCCCGCCGACGATGTGTATTTCCCGCACGGGCTGGTTTTTGCGGGCCTGCAGCTCTTCCCGGATCTGGTCCAGGGTGTAAGCGTATCCGCCGTCTTCGCCCTTGCGTTTGAAATAGGCGCAGAACCGGCACTGATTGCGGCAGATGTTGGTATAGTTCAGATGCTGGTTGTAGACGTAGTAGGCTCTGTCGCCGTGCCGCGCCCGGCGCTGGCGCAGGGCCGCCTCGCCCAGTTCGTGCACCGAGGCCGTCCGGGCCGCCTCCAGGGCGAAGCCGGGGTCTATCCTTTCGCCGGGCTTGAGTCCGGCCAGACGACGCCTGACCGCTTCCGTGCTTGTGGTCATTCTCCACCTCGAAAAAAAGGCCGCACCCATGTGGATGCGGCCCCGGATTTCTTCGCTCAGGCCAAGGGCTATTCTTCCTCGCCCTCGGCGTTTTCTTCCATCTGCTGGCGGAACATGTCGCCCAGATTGGTGCCGACCACTCCGCCCTGGCCGGTCCGGAATTCGGAGGCTCCGCGCTTGCGTTCGGGTTCCTGGGACTTGAGGGACAGACCCAGTCTGCGCTCGTCCGCGCTGACATGAATGACCTTGGCCTCGATGGTGTCGCCCTCGTTGAAAGCTTCCTTGGGGGTCTTGATCTTCTTCTTACTCATTTCGCTGACGTGGATGAGCCCCTCGATACCTTCCTCCACTTCCACGAACAGGCCGAAGTCCGTGATGTTGGTGATGGTTCCCGTCAGCTGCGTGCCCACGGGATAGCGGCCCGGCACATCCAGCCACGGGTCGTCGGAGAGCTGCTTGATGCCCAGTGTGAATTTCTCGTTGTCCTTGTCCACGGTCAGCACCTTGGCCCGGACCACATCACCAACCTTGTAGAGTTCGTTGGGATGACGGATTTTTTTGGTCCAGGACAGGTCGGAAACATGGATCAGGCCGTCGATGCCGTCCTCGATGCCGATGAACAGGCCGAATTCGGTGATGTTCTTCACGCCCGCTTCCAGGATGGTTCCCTCGGGGTATTTCTCGGCCACCAGATCCCACGGGTTGGGGGCGACCTGCTTCATGCCCAGAGAGATGCGCTTGCGGTCCACATCCACGCCCAGAATGACCACGTCCACTTCGTCTCCGGCACGGACCATCTGGGACGGATGGCGGAGCTTGCGGGTCCAGGACATTTCGGAAATATGCACCAGTCCTTCCACGCCGGGCTCCAGCTCGACGAAGGCGCCGTAGTCGACCAGATTGGTGACCTTGCCGGTCAGTTTGAGGCCTTCGGGGTATTTTTCGGAAATATTGGTCCACGGATCGGGCACCAGCTGCTTCAGACCGAGGGAAACTTTCTTTTCCTCCTTGTCGAAGGAAAGCACCTTGAGCTGCAGTTCATCGCCCAGATGCACCATTTCCCTGGGATGCCTGATGCGCTTCCAGGACATGTCGGTGATGTGCAGAAGGCCGTCCAGACCGCCCAGGTCGATGAACACACCGTATTCGGTGATGTTCTTGACCACGCCGGGCACGGTCTGGCCCTCTTCGAGGGTGGTCAGCAGCTCGCCGCGCTTGCGGTCGCGGTCTTCCTCGAGCAGCACGCGGCGGGACACGATGACGTTGCTGCGGCGGCGGTTGATTTTCAGCACGCGGAATTCGAAATCCTGGTTGACCAGAGCGTCCATGTCCGGAACCGGGCGCAGATCCACGTGGGAGCCGGGCAGGAAGGCCTCGATGCCCTTGATCTCCACCACATATCCGCCCTTGATGCGGCGCACGATGCGGCCCGTGACCACATCGCCGGACTCCAGCAGCTTTTCCAGTTCGTCCAGCACCTGCATGCGCTTGGCCTTGTCCCGGGACAGGACAATGGAGCCTTCGCGTTCGTTCTTGCGCACGACGTATACATCAACGGTGTCGCCGACCTTGACCGCCACCTGGCCGTTTTCCATGAATTCATCCAGCGGAATCTGGCCTTCGGACTTGAAATTGACGTCCACGAGGATGTAGGTTTCGTCAATTTTGACGACTTCACCCGAAACGATAACTCCTTCTTCGATGTCGCCGAAATCGGAATCAAGATAGTTTTCGAGCTGGGACGCGAAGTCCATGTCCATCAATTCGTCCATGGATTCCGGCGTGGTTTGAGTGGTGTTCATGCGTTTACCCCCTACAAGAAATAAATTTGGGCACTCCTAGCAGAGTGGTTTTGCCCTGACAACCAGAATAATCCGCGCCGGAAAGGACGGGGCGGGCGTCTTTGTGTTCTGTTCTCCCGATTCCGGGGCCGCCTTGTCCGGTCGTGCCGGGCGGGGAGACAGTCTTTTGTTTTTGACCTTGCCGGTCCGCTTTCGGTAATCCACCGGCAGCCCGGCTCCGAGCGGACTCCTGTGAGGATGTCCGGCGGCCGGAATATTCATTCTGGAGCATTTGCTTATGGACATGAACGCGAACATCTGGACCCATGTGCGGGCCCGCATCGACCTGCGCGCGCTGGCGGATAATTTCCGGCTGATCAGGAATGTGGCATCCAATCCGGTGCCGGTGATCAAATCGGATGCCTATGGGCACGGCATGCCCGAGGTCGCCCAGGCGCTTTTTGCCGCGGGAGCCCGGACCATGGCCGTCGGCACGGTGGGGGAAGGCGTGTTCCTGAAGGAACACCTTCCCGAGGCGGATGCCCTGTCTCTTCTGGGCCCCCTTGACGAGGCGGACTATCGCGTGGCCTGTGAGCGGGATCTGCTCGTCGTGGCCGGGAATGAAGAACAGCTGCTGCGTCTGGAGGAAACCGCGAAACGGCGTGGTACGGCGGCGAGAGTGGCGCTCAAGTTCGAGACAGGCATGGGGCGGCTGGGCTTTGCCCCTGAAGAAGCGGAACAGCTGGCCGAAACTCTGCGCGGCCTTCGCCATATCCGCGTGGGACTTATCTGTTCGCATCTGTCTTCGGCCGAACTTCCCGGTCAGATCGAATACACCAGAGAACAGGGCCGCCGGTTCGACCGGATCATGCGCATTCTCTCCGGGCGGGGCATTGTCGCGCCGGGCAGTCTGGCCAACTCCGGGGCCGTTCTGGCGCACCCGGAGCTGCATTATGCCTGGCAGCGGCCGGGCATTTCCCTGTACGGGGGCAACCCCTTTCACGGTACGGACTGGGAGGAGAAGGGCCGGGGATTCCGGCAGGTCATGGAGGTTTCCACGCGGCTTCTGGAAGTCCGGACGCTGCGGGCCGGGCAGGCTGTAAGTTACGGGGCCACCTATGTCGCTTCCGGGGATATGCGGGTGGGGATAGTGGGTACCGGCTATGCGGACAACTATCCCCGCGGTCTTTCCGGGAAAGGCTGGATGCTTCTGCACGGCCGCAGGGTTCCCGTTCTGGGCCGGGTGTGCATGCAGATGACGGCGGTGGATCTGAGCCATGTCCCCGAGGCCCGGGTCGGGGACCGGGTTTTCCTTCTGGGCGGCGGCGGACCGGAACATATTTCCGCCGATGAGATGGCCGACTGGTGGGGAAGCGTTTCCTACGAGGTTTTCTGTCTGCTCGGAAAAAATCCGCGGGAATATGTCCGCTGAGTTCCGGCGCGTGGATGGCTCTTTGAAATACCCGGCATGGCGGCCGAGTGCGGGGATTATCGTGTCGCATGAGTGACGGCTCACGGCATGATTTTTCCTGCGGAACCGGGGCCGGGAATTCGGAAGAGCTGGACTGCCGGGGATTTTGCCGTGACTGCGGCCGGGAACATCTTCTCCCCGCCGCTCCGGCTCTTCCCGCCGCCGGGCTGCTCATGAGAGAACTCGTCCGGCATAGGAATGTCGGCCTGGGGCAAGGCCGGGAGCCGCGTCTCGATCTCGGCTGTCTGGACGGTCCGGCCGGGGGGCAGATGTTCGGCGTGCTGGTTTACCGGGATCGGTGCGGAAACCGGGGCGTGCTGAAGGCTTTTTCCGGCCAGTATAACGGCATTTGGAATGTGCCGGGCTGGGTGCCGCCCATCGTCGATCCGGAAGAATTCGCCTCTGTGGTCCGCGATGACGAGGCCCGCATCAAGGAGCTGACGCGCGGCATGAAAAGCCTGTCTGCCGGAGATCCCGCCAGGGCGGAGCTTTCGGCCCGGCGGAAGAGCCTTTCCCGTGGACTCATGGCACGTATTTTCACCCTGTACCGGCCCGCCAATTTCCGGGGGCAACGCCGGGCGCTGGAAGAAATTTTCATCGGCCGGGGCATGCCCACCGGCACGGGGGAGTGCTGCGCCCCCAAACTGCTGCATCACGCGGCCTGTCTGGGCCTGTGTCCTCTGGGGCTGGCGGAATTCTATCTGGGCCGGGGGAACCGTTCTGGAACGCGCCAAAGCGGCTGCTTCTACGCGCCCTGCGTCGGAAAATGCCGTCCGATTCTGGGCTTTCTCCTGTGCGGGCTGGATGAAACGGCCTGTCTGAGGCCGGAAGAGCCTGTCACATCCTGAAAACCCTTCCTTGCCAGCGTCTTCCGTTTTGTGCATGCCCTTCCGCATGCCCGACCGCTCCATTTACCGCCGCATCCTGCAAGTCTCCATACCGCTGGTGGCCAGTCTGGGCGCCACCACAGTCATGGAATTCACCGACCGTCTGTTTCTGTCCCACTATTCTCTGGACGCCATTGCCGCGGCCACGCCGGCAGGCATCATGGCCCTGCTGCCCCTGGCCATCTTTATCGGCACGGCCGGATATGTGTCGGTATTTGTGGCCCAGTACGTGGGGCAGAACCGGTGCGAACTGGTGGGACGCATCGTCTGGCAGGGTCTTTACGTAGCCCTGCTGGGATCCGTGATCCTGGCCCTTCTGGCCGGATGTGCGGAAAAAATCTTCCTGCTGGCGGGGCACGCCGAGGCCGTGCGCGAGCAGGAAATCATCTATTTCCGGGTGCTCTGCCTGGGTGCCGGAGCGCAACTGCTGGGAGCGGTCCTGGCCGGTTTTTTCACCGGACTGGGGCGGACCAGGGCCGTGATGGTGGCCAATCTGGCCGGCATGGTATGCAACATCCCACTGGACTACTGCCTGATCAACGGTGTCGGCCCCTTTCCCGAATGGGGCATTTTCGGCGCCGGAGCGGCCACTGTCTGTGGCTGGCTGATTATCGCGGCGATTCTGTTCCGGGCCATGAGCAGCCGCGAACACGCCCGCTACCGGCTACTTCGGGACTGCACCTTTCGTCCGGCCCTGTGGCTGCGCCTCATCCGCTACGGCCTGCCCAGCGGCATGGAATTCTTTCTGGATATCCTGGGCTTCACCATACTCGTTTTCGCGGTGGGACGGCTCGGCACTCTGGAACTGGCCGCCACCAACATCGCTTTGAACATCAACTCTCTGGCTTTCATGCCGCTGGTGGGTTTTTCCCTGGGGACAAGCACCCTGGCCGGGCAGGCCCTGGGCGCGGGCCGGGCCGACGACGTGCCGTCCATCGTCCGGGCCAGTCTCATGCTCACCTTCAGCTATCTGGCCGCCATGTCGGCCCTTTTTCTGTTCGCGCCGGAGCCCATTCTGGAGCTCTTTCAGCCCAGGGACACCGATCCGGCCACCTTCGCGGCCGTGGCTGGCATGGGACGCGTGCTGCTCATGATTGTGGTGGTCTATCTCTTCTTCGACGGCGTGAGTTTCATCATCTACGGGGCCCTGAAAGGCGCGGGCGACACCTTTTTCGTCATGACCTCGAGGCTGGCGGTGGTCGTGGTGTTCATGGTCCTGCCCCTGCTGGCCGGAGCGGTCCTCGGTTTCGGACTGTACTACTTCTGGGGCGTGGCCTGCGCGTTTCTGATCGTGCTGGCTCTGGTGGCTCTGTGGCGGTACCGGCAGGGAAAATGGCGGGACATGCTGGTAGTGGAACGCACGCCGGAGGCCGCCGGATAGACGTGCGGCACGGGCCGGAAAATTTCCGGGCGGACGTCGGGCGGCTTCTGTTCCGGCAGGTGTTGACGCGCCGGAAGGAAAGATGCTCCCTCCCTCGCCGTGGCGGCGGGCCGGAGGTGTGCCCGTCCGTTGCGGACAAAGATCGCGGGTGCGGGAAATGTTTCATGGATGGAAGCTGAGCCTGCTGGGCTCCGGCGGCAATTTTCTGCTTCATGGCGGCCTCATCTACATGATGAACGCCTTTACGGAGCCTCTTGCGGCAGCCCGGGGCTGGGAGCGCGGCGACATCGGCGTGGCCATGTCCGTGGCCGCCCTGTGCGGCGCGCTGAGCATGCCGCTGCTTTCCTCCCTGAGCCTGCGGATGAGCCTGCGCCTGCTGATGACTCTCGGCGCGCTGATCGGCGGGACGAGTGTCATCGTCATGGGACAGGTGCGTTCGCTTGGCCTGTTCACGCTGTTTTTTTCCATTGCCTGGGTCAGTGCGCAGGCTTTCGGCGGGGTCATCGCCAACATTCTGGCGGGCAGGTGGTTCGAGCGCTACCAGGGCCGGGCCTTCGGCGTCTGCAACATAGGCACGTCCCTGTCCGGGGCGGTTCTGCCCTTTGTCCTGATGGTGCTTATCGAGCATTCCGGCGTGAGCACGGTCTGGGCCATATACGGCTGCACCGTGCTGTGTATGGCTCCGGTCTGCTGGGTCATGGTCCGGGACACCCCGGAAATGCTCGGCCTGCACGTGGACAACCTGCCCGGCGCGGTGTCTCTGGCTCCTCCGCCCACCGTGGTCGTGCCCCTCCGCCGGCTCCTGCGCACTCCGTCCGTGTACCGGACAGGTCTGGCCTTCGGCTGCGCTCTGATGGCCGGAAGCGCGGTCATGAGCCAGCTCAAGCCGGGCCTAGTGGACGCGGGTTTCTCCTCCTATCCGGCCATGGCCTTCATGTGCATCGCGGCTCTGTGCGCCAGCCTGGGCAAATACCTCTGGGGCTGGCTGTGCGACCGCTACAATCCCGTGACCGTGGCCCGTGTGCTGATGGTCTGCAACGCCCTGACCCTGAGTCTGGTCCTTCTGCCGCAGAACGTGTTTACCGTGGCGGTCTTCGCCGTTGCTTTCGGCACCTGCGTGGGCGGGGTGTGGACCACCCTGCCCGCCGTGGTGGCCTTTCATTTCGGGCGGGAATATTTCGTCGGCGTGTACCGCGTGGTCGGAACCTTCGTTCTGCTCAGAGCCGCGGGGTATCTCATTCTGGGCTGTTCCCATGCTCTTACCGGCAGCTACGATGCGGCTTTTGCGGTCTTTGCCGCCATGTTGCTGGGCTGTTTCATCCTGACCCTGGGCCTGGGCAAGGTTCCGGGAGAAGGCATGCGGCCCGCAGGGTGAGTCTTCCCCATCTTTCCCCTTTGCACGGCCGCCCGGCCGGACTCCACAAAAAAGATTGCCGGATCAGAAGGATTCAAATAAATAAGCCGCCCCACGTCGGCTGCGGCAATGTCCGGCCCGGGTGAAAAATATCCGCGCATCCTGCAGGAGCATATACGATGTCACAAAATACCCGAGACGGCTTTACCAGTACCTTCGGCGTGCTGGTGGCCACTCTGGGCTCCGCCGTGGGCCTGGGCAATATCTGGAAATTTCCGGCCCTGACGGGCACCAACGGCGGCGCAGGTTTTCTGCTCGTCTACCTTTTGGCTACCCTGCTGGTGGGCCTGCCGGTAATGATCGCCGAAACCATGATCGGCCGCGCAGCCCGTGGCGACGCAGTGACGTCCTTTGATCGTCTCGCGCCGCCGAATCAGAAAGGCTGGATAGCCGTGGGCTGGATGGGCTTTCTGGCGGCATTTCTGATTCTGGCCTTTTATTCGGACGTGGCCGGGTGGGTCTATGCCTACATTTTCAAGGCCATGTCCGGGAGCATCGCCACGACCGATCCCAAAGCGGCCGAAGCCATTTTCGGAGAGCTGGTGTCCGATCCGATGACTTCCCTGTTCTGGCAGTGGGTGGTGCTGGGCGTGGCCTGCTGCATCATCATGTTCGGCGTGTCCAAGGGGATCGAGGCCGTCACCCGGCGTCTGATGCCGCTTCTGTTCCTGCTGCTCGTCGTGCTGTGCGTGCGCAGCCTGACTCTGTCCGGAGCGGAGCAGGGCCTGGCTTTTCTGTTCCGTCCCGATCTTTCCAAGATCACGCCCACGGCCATCCTGACCGCTCTGGGTCTGGCCTTCTTCAAACTGTCCATCGGCATGGGCACCATGCTCACCTACGGCAGCTACTTCCGTCCCGACCAGAACATCCCGGCCACGGCCATGCGGGTCATGCTGGCCGACCTGACTGTGTCCCTTCTGGCCGGCATGGCCATTTTCCCCTCGGTTTTCGCCTTCGGCTTCGAGCCCGCGGCCGGGCCGTCGCTGGTCTTCATGACCATACCGGCGGTCTTCACATCCATGCCCGGCGGCACGGTGTTCATGACCATCTTCTTCATCCTGACGGCCATCGCCAGCCTCGGGGCCATCCTGTCCCTGCTGGAGGTGCCGGTGGCCATCCTGTCCGAACGCTTCCACGTAAACCGCAAGGCCGCCTCCCTGATGGCCACCGTGGGCATCGGTCTGCTCGGCGTGCCGGCCACATTGTCCTTCGGCGTGCTCAAGGATTTCACCATCGGCGGCCTGAACAGCTTCGATCTGTTCGATTTCCTGAGCTCCAACGCGCTCATGCCTCTGGGCGGCATTCTGCTTTGCCTGTTTGTGGGCTGGGTGTACGGGCCGCAGCGGACGGAACAGCAACTGACCAACCACGGCGCCCTGACCAACCGGAATCAGGTGCGGGCCATTTTCTTTCTGCTGCGCTACCTCACGCCGCTGCTCATCATTCTGGTGCTGCTGCACGGCCTCAAGGTCATCTGATCCCGGCGGGCCTTCCGCCTGCCCCTCTTTCCGGCCCGGACCCGGGTTTTTCCATCGAAGCCGGACCGGAAAGAGGATCGCTTGCCCGTTCCTTCGCGATGCTCTTTACTCCGTCCCCATAGTGGCGTTATCTGCGGTTTCCACTATCGCCGCCACGGAGGGGAACATGAGCGCTCTTGTCACGACGGTCCGCGTCAAGTGGGCGGCCAGCCTGCTTCTGCCGCTTCTGGTCTACAGTCTGGTTGACGCAGACATCCATCCCAAGCTGCCTCTCTTCTTCGCCATCACCACCTGGGCCGTGACGGTCTGGGCTCTGGAGCTTCTGCCCACCCTGCCGTCGTCCGCGGCCATGACCTTTTTGTTCGTGCTGTGCGGCGTGGCCACCCCGCAGGTGGTTTTCGCGCCCTGGGGTTCCTTTCTGCCCTGGCTCTGCCTGGCCGCTCTGGTTCTGGGAGACGCCCTGGAGGAAACGGGTCTGACCCGGCGCATGGCTCTGCGGCTCATGCTGCTGGTGGGCGCGTCTTTCCGCCGGGCCGTCATCGCGCTCATGCTCACGGGCGTGTTCATGGCCTTCATTCTGCCGGACATCATGTGCCGGGTGATCATTTTCGTGGCCATCGCCCACGGCCTGGCTCTGGCTCTCGATCTGCCGCCCCGGTCCCGTATTTCCTCGGCCCTGATCATGGCCGGATTCTGCGCCGCCACATCCCCCGGCTACGGGTTCCTGACCGGGACGGAAATGGCGCTCATCGCCATGTCCGTGGCCGAACCGCTCATCGGGCCGGTTTCCTGGGGCGAATACGCCCTGGCCAATCTGCCCTTCATCACCCTGTACTGCGCTTTTTCCGTCTTCATGTGCACATACGTCATTCCCCGCGGGGAGCACGTGCCGGAGGAGGACCATCTGGAGGAAGTGGTGCGGCAGCGCCTTCAGGAGATGGGGCCCATGACCGTTCAGGAATGGAAGCTGTTCATTCTGATGGTCGTGGCCATCACCGGCCTCTTGACCCAGAAATGGCACGGCATGCCGGGCACGTATGTGTACGCCTTCATGGGCATGCTCTGCTATCTGCCCTGGATGGGTCTGGCCAGGGCCGAGAACGCTAGGCATCTCAATGTCGGGTTCATCGTCTTCGTGGTGGCCTGCCTGAGCATGGGAGCCGTGGCCGTGCATCTGGGCGCGGCCAAGTGGATCGCCAGCCTGCTGGTGCCTTTCATGGAGCAGCTTTCGCCCACCTGGAGCGTATTCACGGCGTATCTGTCTTCCCTGACCATCAATTTCGTGCTCACGCCCCTGGCCGCCGTATCCTCCATGAGCGCGCCCATGGTGGAAATAGCCCAGGCCCTGAACATCAACCCCAGGCCCATGCTCTACGCCTTTCTGTACGGCCTTGATCAGTACATCTTCCCGTACGAATACATCCTGTACATGTACATTTTTTCCACCGGCTACGCCACGGCCCGGCACATGTTTCTGGCTCTGGGACTGCGCATGGTCTTCGCCGGCGCGGGAATTCTGCTCGTACAGGTGCCGTACTGGTCTTTTCTCGGACTCATGTAGCCATAAAACATGTAACGGAGGAACGTCATGGGTCATCCCACCATTTATCCCACGGGTGTCACGGTCTACAATCCGGACAAGGCCTGGAACGGGTTCACCATTCTCTCCGCCCCGGAACTGGGTGCTCTGC
Above is a window of Desulfomicrobium orale DSM 12838 DNA encoding:
- a CDS encoding phospholipase D-like domain-containing protein, with product MHWIGYALLAVLALGAAGHALLHKSDSRSALGWIAVCLTFPLAGPALYVLFGVNRVRRSASRLRREVGPLASGGRNLVPSPENTAAVAARPYGSSWRLEKVGHSLLGTELTAGNCIEPLINGDEAYPRMLQAIREARRSIYLVSYILGTDKLGRRFIGELHAAMQRGVDVRVLVDGLGEKYSWPTASSLLKKKGVPMALFIPPRLFPPSLHINLRNHRKILVVDGTTGFTGGMNIRQGHLLGASPRHPVTDMHFIVRGPIVEQLRETFLDDWLFATKERLVSDAVLPEAAGDCLCRAVIDGPDVPHEPLRTLLLGVISAASDSIRIMTPYFLPPKSMLSALKSACYRGVDVRIILPGRNNLPFVHWATQHILEDLIQAGITIAFQPEPFCHTKLLLIDDAYVHLGSANLDNRSLRLNFELTLEVFDRALNRALTRHFETVMAGSRMATVGELRARSLPAHMRDAFFWLFSPYL
- the mqnE gene encoding aminofutalosine synthase MqnE; the encoded protein is MTTSTEAVRRRLAGLKPGERIDPGFALEAARTASVHELGEAALRQRRARHGDRAYYVYNQHLNYTNICRNQCRFCAYFKRKGEDGGYAYTLDQIREELQARKNQPVREIHIVGGLNPDLPYQYYLDMLSLCREIRPQAVIKAFTAVEVAHFADTQGLDEATVLEDMRRAGLDILPGGGAEVFAPAMRAKLCPEKISGERWLRIHGLAHGMGMRTNCTMLFGHVESWEDRIHHLERLRELEDESPGFVCFIPLAYQPRNNELAAAGPTGEDYLRMISLSRIFLDNIPHIKAYWVFVGIKAAQMALWAGADDFDGTIVEEKIGHAAGADSPTGLTIDELVRVITATGFTPVQRDTFFQEV
- a CDS encoding 30S ribosomal protein S1, with amino-acid sequence MNTTQTTPESMDELMDMDFASQLENYLDSDFGDIEEGVIVSGEVVKIDETYILVDVNFKSEGQIPLDEFMENGQVAVKVGDTVDVYVVRKNEREGSIVLSRDKAKRMQVLDELEKLLESGDVVTGRIVRRIKGGYVVEIKGIEAFLPGSHVDLRPVPDMDALVNQDFEFRVLKINRRRSNVIVSRRVLLEEDRDRKRGELLTTLEEGQTVPGVVKNITEYGVFIDLGGLDGLLHITDMSWKRIRHPREMVHLGDELQLKVLSFDKEEKKVSLGLKQLVPDPWTNISEKYPEGLKLTGKVTNLVDYGAFVELEPGVEGLVHISEMSWTRKLRHPSQMVRAGDEVDVVILGVDVDRKRISLGMKQVAPNPWDLVAEKYPEGTILEAGVKNITEFGLFIGIEDGIDGLIHVSDLSWTKKIRHPNELYKVGDVVRAKVLTVDKDNEKFTLGIKQLSDDPWLDVPGRYPVGTQLTGTITNITDFGLFVEVEEGIEGLIHVSEMSKKKIKTPKEAFNEGDTIEAKVIHVSADERRLGLSLKSQEPERKRGASEFRTGQGGVVGTNLGDMFRQQMEENAEGEEE
- the alr gene encoding alanine racemase, with amino-acid sequence MNANIWTHVRARIDLRALADNFRLIRNVASNPVPVIKSDAYGHGMPEVAQALFAAGARTMAVGTVGEGVFLKEHLPEADALSLLGPLDEADYRVACERDLLVVAGNEEQLLRLEETAKRRGTAARVALKFETGMGRLGFAPEEAEQLAETLRGLRHIRVGLICSHLSSAELPGQIEYTREQGRRFDRIMRILSGRGIVAPGSLANSGAVLAHPELHYAWQRPGISLYGGNPFHGTDWEEKGRGFRQVMEVSTRLLEVRTLRAGQAVSYGATYVASGDMRVGIVGTGYADNYPRGLSGKGWMLLHGRRVPVLGRVCMQMTAVDLSHVPEARVGDRVFLLGGGGPEHISADEMADWWGSVSYEVFCLLGKNPREYVR
- a CDS encoding MATE family efflux transporter; this encodes MPDRSIYRRILQVSIPLVASLGATTVMEFTDRLFLSHYSLDAIAAATPAGIMALLPLAIFIGTAGYVSVFVAQYVGQNRCELVGRIVWQGLYVALLGSVILALLAGCAEKIFLLAGHAEAVREQEIIYFRVLCLGAGAQLLGAVLAGFFTGLGRTRAVMVANLAGMVCNIPLDYCLINGVGPFPEWGIFGAGAATVCGWLIIAAILFRAMSSREHARYRLLRDCTFRPALWLRLIRYGLPSGMEFFLDILGFTILVFAVGRLGTLELAATNIALNINSLAFMPLVGFSLGTSTLAGQALGAGRADDVPSIVRASLMLTFSYLAAMSALFLFAPEPILELFQPRDTDPATFAAVAGMGRVLLMIVVVYLFFDGVSFIIYGALKGAGDTFFVMTSRLAVVVVFMVLPLLAGAVLGFGLYYFWGVACAFLIVLALVALWRYRQGKWRDMLVVERTPEAAG
- a CDS encoding MFS transporter; this encodes MLPPSPWRRAGGVPVRCGQRSRVREMFHGWKLSLLGSGGNFLLHGGLIYMMNAFTEPLAAARGWERGDIGVAMSVAALCGALSMPLLSSLSLRMSLRLLMTLGALIGGTSVIVMGQVRSLGLFTLFFSIAWVSAQAFGGVIANILAGRWFERYQGRAFGVCNIGTSLSGAVLPFVLMVLIEHSGVSTVWAIYGCTVLCMAPVCWVMVRDTPEMLGLHVDNLPGAVSLAPPPTVVVPLRRLLRTPSVYRTGLAFGCALMAGSAVMSQLKPGLVDAGFSSYPAMAFMCIAALCASLGKYLWGWLCDRYNPVTVARVLMVCNALTLSLVLLPQNVFTVAVFAVAFGTCVGGVWTTLPAVVAFHFGREYFVGVYRVVGTFVLLRAAGYLILGCSHALTGSYDAAFAVFAAMLLGCFILTLGLGKVPGEGMRPAG
- a CDS encoding sodium-dependent transporter, which codes for MSQNTRDGFTSTFGVLVATLGSAVGLGNIWKFPALTGTNGGAGFLLVYLLATLLVGLPVMIAETMIGRAARGDAVTSFDRLAPPNQKGWIAVGWMGFLAAFLILAFYSDVAGWVYAYIFKAMSGSIATTDPKAAEAIFGELVSDPMTSLFWQWVVLGVACCIIMFGVSKGIEAVTRRLMPLLFLLLVVLCVRSLTLSGAEQGLAFLFRPDLSKITPTAILTALGLAFFKLSIGMGTMLTYGSYFRPDQNIPATAMRVMLADLTVSLLAGMAIFPSVFAFGFEPAAGPSLVFMTIPAVFTSMPGGTVFMTIFFILTAIASLGAILSLLEVPVAILSERFHVNRKAASLMATVGIGLLGVPATLSFGVLKDFTIGGLNSFDLFDFLSSNALMPLGGILLCLFVGWVYGPQRTEQQLTNHGALTNRNQVRAIFFLLRYLTPLLIILVLLHGLKVI